Within the Acidipropionibacterium acidipropionici genome, the region CGATGAGGAAGGACGGTTCATCGGCGGCGGAGGAGGCGCCGCACTGGTCGAGAGACTGTTCAAGATATATCCGGGGGCGGTGCTGGTCGGCGACCGCGACCGCGCCTGCCAGGGCTTCGAGATGCGCCGGCTGTCCAGCCTCGACGCCCGGCGGGATCTCGTCATCAATCTGGACGTGCTCGATTCCGTCGGCGTCTTCCAGGTTCTTCATCGCCACGGCGCCGAGCCGAGGATCCTCAACCTCCAGTGGCTGCCGCCCTCCCACTACCACCACAAGGTGAACTTCGCCGCGATGGGGCTGTCCTTCGCGCTCTTCCCGACCCTGTGCTCCGGTGAGCGGACCGCCGGCGAGGTGAGCGAGATCGTGCGCCGCTGGACCATCTCCCCGCTGGCCCACCAGGCCCGGATGGCCTGGTTCCAGCCCGGCATCCGCTCCGACCTGCTCAAGCCCCACAAGGATCCCGAGGTGCCGGTGGTGCTCTACCCGGCGATCCGGCTGTCGGACGCCAAACAGCCCAAGACCTTCCTGCGGATCGTCAAGGAGGTCGCCGCCCAGGTGCCGCTGAGGATGGAGGGCCGGCTCGTCCAGCGCGACCTGGCCAGCGTCCTGGCGATGAAGATGTCGGCCCCCCGCTGGGCCAAGCTCTCGCCCCTGTTCGGAGACCGGGAGGAGTACTGGGAGTCCCTGGCGCGCACCACCGCCTTCCTGGCCACAGCGAGAGAGGAGACCTACGGCCTGGAGTACCTGGAGGCCCTGCTGGCCGGGGCGATCGGCATCTTCCCGCACCTGCCCTGGGCCGCCAGTCTGGTGCCCGCCTTCTACCCCTACCTGTACGCCACCGAGGATCAGGCCGCCGAGATGCTCACCGAGGTGCTCTCGGATCCTGACGCGGCGCGCCGGGCCGTCGACGAGTCGGCCGGCGGGTCGCTGAGCGAGTGGATCATCGAGCACCACACCCGGGCCGTCGGCAATGACGCGATCCGCTCCCAGATCGGGGAGTGGTTCCCCGAGATCGACTGAACCGGACCCCGACCGAATCGGACCGCGGCGTCGACCGCCCGCTACGGGCGGTCGACGAGCTTGTGCAGGCGCGCGCCGAAGGCGACCGGGTCGCCGGGGTGGCCCGGCTGGTCCTGGAAGCCGGTGTGGTGGCTCGGGAAGTCGGCGGCGAGGGTGAGCCGATCGCCCAGGGCGCGCAGCGCGTCCACATCCATCCGGTGGGAGATGATCGCGGGCATGTTGCGGAAGAGCGGATCGGTGCGCGAGCCGTCATCCTCGACCGGTAGGCCGAACATCGCGGGATCGGGAGCCGGCCGCTCGAGATACCCGGCCGGGACGGGGCCCGAGAACATGACGAGGGCGATGAATCTGGCCATCGCGGCCCCCTGGCCCTGCGCGGCGTAGCAGCACTTCATGTCGTCAACGATCGCGAGCACCTCGTCCCCGTCACCGAGCAGGGGCGCGCTGGGCGGCTCGTGGGCGACGATGAGGCGGTAATCCTGAGGGTGCGCCGAG harbors:
- a CDS encoding alpha/beta fold hydrolase; the encoded protein is MTELTISTHVVGDGDDAITYDIQGYLDRVTTERPALFLFGAPMDASGFRQLAEQFPDRAVVTYDPRGAGRNPTGTADITTEQHVDDIHRVIAALGTGPVDAFGTSGGAVNLLAAASAHPQDYRLIVAHEPPSAPLLGDGDEVLAIVDDMKCCYAAQGQGAAMARFIALVMFSGPVPAGYLERPAPDPAMFGLPVEDDGSRTDPLFRNMPAIISHRMDVDALRALGDRLTLAADFPSHHTGFQDQPGHPGDPVAFGARLHKLVDRP